In Drosophila subpulchrella strain 33 F10 #4 breed RU33 chromosome 3R, RU_Dsub_v1.1 Primary Assembly, whole genome shotgun sequence, the following are encoded in one genomic region:
- the LOC119557976 gene encoding uncharacterized protein LOC119557976, whose amino-acid sequence MSSDEIKLEAAYERLIEEDIKSQLEKNGTMALLRSEMHVKVLQMMRGQLNVSKPKPLKGGLSNGTNLSEDQSLIKLINQLVMEFFHWFGYKHTLETFRMETGEIVANRIEMEQSLLITPESKDLPLLAQLVMRDWKLNGDTVGPKKVVQLPDPLNSMPQRCLKLKEELQALRKQKVVKGKVQQEVKLVQYNRKLIDNDPFRTPKKTSPPTRFLKKDSSESDILESDYSEYESEDSDAYKDIPDRQFFIDDLPPEGKYAPGHGEEGSEGLFQQYKGDINTDNIPSSSKQSTISRRPKDPPNEGSESGDKASICRKEKGSRKNYWNSPRRLQHQSKSDFKSDDDELVPAVTKQKCPDTHIGKIDLDSDYSFDDD is encoded by the coding sequence ATGAGTTCGGATGAGATCAAGTTGGAGGCTGCCTACGAGCGATTGATAGAGGAGGACATCAAAAGTCAGTTGGAGAAAAATGGAACCATGGCGCTTCTCCGCAGTGAAATGCATGTTAAAGTCCTTCAGATGATGCGGGGACAGCTGAATGTGTCCAAACCCAAACCTCTGAAGGGTGGATTATCCAACGGAACAAACCTTTCCGAAGATCAGAGCCTTATCAAGCTTATAAACCAACTGGTTATGGAGTTCTTTCATTGGTTCGGCTACAAACACACCCTGGAAACATTTCGCATGGAGACGGGTGAAATTGTGGCCAATCGCATTGAAATGGAGCAAAGTCTACTTATCACACCCGAATCGAAAGATCTTCCCCTTTTGGCTCAACTTGTAATGCGCGATTGGAAACTCAATGGGGATACGGTGGGTCCTAAAAAGGTGGTTCAGCTACCAGATCCATTGAATTCCATGCCTCAACGATGCCTCAAGTTAAAGGAGGAGCTACAAGCTCTTCGAAAACAAAAAGTAGTCAAAGGAAAAGTTCAACAGGAAGTCAAACTAGTTCAATACAATCGAAAGCTGATTGATAATGATCCGTTCCGAACACCCAAGAAGACTAGTCCCCCAACTCGTTTCCTTAAGAAAGATAGCTCTGAGTCTGATATTCTGGAATCGGACTATAGCGAATATGAATCGGAGGATAGTGATGCTTATAAGGACATACCAGATAGACAGTTTTTCATTGACGACTTGCCGCCAGAGGGAAAATACGCTCCTGGACATGGTGAAGAGGGTTCCGAGGGTCTATTTCAACAATATAAAGGTGATATTAATACCGACAATATACCAAGCTCATCCAAGCAATCAACTATATCAAGAAGACCAAAAGACCCACCGAATGAAGGCTCAGAATCTGGCGATAAAGCCTCAATCTGCAGGAAGGAAAAAGGCTCAAGGAAAAACTATTGGAACTCACCGAGAAGACTGCAACATCAAAGCAAAAGTGACTTTAAATCTGATGATGATGAACTAGTTCCGGCTGTCACCAAACAGAAATGCCCAGACACCCACATAGGAAAAATCGATTTGGACAGCGATTACAGCTTTGATGATGATTGA
- the LOC119563189 gene encoding protein FAM114A2: MAKNPEEDDAGNDWTQSDEEDNWDDWGDDEDKFVHVEKEPKQEEEKVSTKNDAKTAVVENQEKLETPGVPPNSTAPAAAAAASSSWGLWGGKLSSVLSTATEGLGTISSQVNQGLNQIIGVPDPEELARFNVAEKAEKAAKEPPLEKEKAPEEVIPDENEAAPAFGLGFVTNLGSKVINTGLDTLEGIGKKTMTILQDNDPKLMNKRKLLGLETNSPNLSAVLLEAKKDADQMEQSLQQLQLERQKAQLRFEVLFEHYCGLVHFEALEILSKESRLKLDNLVDAVSGNALAELQETINEVKELLELEDLDVESEGDYEAQELSERLAATIKDAELGIQFDDIAKHWTQSLEWLNSEEATTGDLEQAYAKSIHTLSEACALEMCKLHKIAELLLVKPHHSTANEVDGVVNLCQQFNGHIQGLSHRFAAVLSGKPEPEEAKARVSTFFSEMLSAVQFIEKAYKLFTPILQMGAV; the protein is encoded by the exons atggcAAAAAATCCAGAAGAGGACGACGCCGGCAACGACTGGACGCAGAGTGATGAGGAGGACAACTGGGACGACTGGGGCGACGACGAGGACAAGTTTGTTCACGTGGAGAAGGAACCCaagcaggaggaggagaaaGTCTCGACCAAAAACGACGCAAAAACAGCAGTGGTGGAAAATCAGGAAAAGCTGGAAACTCCGGGAGTTCCTCCAAACAGCACAGCTCCAgcagccgccgccgccgcctcctcATCCTGGGGTCTCTGGGGCGGCAAGTTGAGCTCTGTGTTGTCCACCGCCACGGAGGGATTGGGCACTATAAGTAGTCAAGTCAACCAGGGTCTGAATCAAATAATAGGAGTGCCCGATCCCGAGGAACTGGCTCGCTTCAATGTGGCTGAGAAGGCGGAAAAGGCTGCCAAGGAACCGCCACTGGAAAAGGAGAAGGCTCCCGAGGAAGTCATCCCAGATGAAAATGAGGCCGCGCCCGCCTTTGGCCTGGGTTTTGTGACCAATCTGGGCTCTAAGGTGATCAACACCGGACTGGACACACTCGAAGGCATTGGCAAAAAGACCATGACCATCTTGCAGGACAACGATCCAAAGCTGATGAACAAGCGAAAGCTCCTAGGCCTGGAGACCAACTCACCCAATCTGAGTGCCGTGCTGCTGGAGGCAAAAAAGGATGCTGACCAGATGGAGCAATCcctgcagcagctgcagctggAAAGGCAGAAGGCGCAGCTGCGCTTCGAGGTCCTCTTCGAGCACTATTGCGGCCTGGTGCACTTTGAGGCCCTGGAGATCCTGTCCAAGGAATCACGCCTCAAGCTGGACAACCTTGTGGATGCGGTGAGTGGCAATGCCCTGGCCGAACTGCAGGAAACCATAAACGAGGTAAAGGAGCTGCTCGAATTGGAGGATCTGGATGTGGAGAGCGAAGGCGACTACGAGGCGCAAGAGCTGAGCGAGCGGCTGGCGGCCACCATCAAGGATGCCGAGCTGGGTATCCAGTTCGATGATATAGCAAA GCACTGGACACAGTCCCTTGAGTGGCTAAACTCCGAGGAGGCCACCACCGGCGATCTGGAGCAGGCTTATGCCAAAAGCATCCATACCCTAAGCGAAGCCTGCGCTCTGGAGATGTGCAAGCTGCACAAGAtcgccgagcttttgctggtTAAACCACATCACAGCACCGCCAACGAGGTGGACGGCGTCGTCAATCTCTGCCAGCAGTTCAATGGGCACATCCAAGGTCTCAGCCACCGGTTCGCCGCCGTTCTCAGTGGCAAACCGGAACCGGAGGAGGCAAAAGCCCGCGTCAGCACATTCTTTTCCGAAATGCTGTCCGCCGTACAGTTCATCGAGAAGGCCTACAAACTATTTACACCCATTCTGCAGATGGGAGCTGTCTAG
- the LOC119563191 gene encoding uroporphyrinogen-III synthase — protein MGDRNKRPVILLKVPSSDDFYGSALRSNNLDPIFIAPSHFVFKNLKQLQAKLMEPHKYAGIIFAAPRCVQAVNEALEKAPLPSCWRPLHNYSLGKNTHSSAWFTLQNLPTLGDHAINANNLCDLIVETFGPKRDLPLLMPCGNGVGQTLRLRLVAQGFRVDACEVYESRSHPDFVNHMRHALKFKRMETIVFFGPSSVRSSLEFFENYNVSLKDRKLIAVGSGTRKAMEDSGMQADGVVDAADVDHLIKIIKT, from the coding sequence ATGGGAGATCGTAATAAGCGACCGGTTATCCTATTGAAAGTGCCGTCCTCTGATGATTTTTATGGTTCGGCTTTGCGCAGCAATAATCTGGATCCCATATTCATAGCACCGTCGCATTTTGTGTTCAAGAACCTTAAGCAGTTGCAGGCCAAACTAATGGAGCCCCACAAATATGCCGGGATTATCTTTGCGGCTCCACGATGTGTCCAGGCGGTCAACGAGGCTCTGGAAAAGGCGCCTCTTCCTAGTTGCTGGCGACCCTTGCACAACTACTCCCTGGGGAAGAACACACATAGCTCGGCTTGGTTTACATTGCAGAATCTTCCTACTTTGGGCGATCACGCGATAAATGCCAATAATCTGTGCGATCTGATCGTGGAGACGTTCGGACCCAAGAGGGATCTGCCTCTGCTGATGCCATGTGGCAATGGCGTTGGGCAGACGCTGCGTCTCCGTTTAGTGGCCCAGGGATTTCGCGTGGATGCCTGCGAGGTGTACGAGAGTCGATCACATCCGGATTTCGTCAATCATATGCGACATGCCCTCAAGTTCAAACGCATGGAGACGATTGTCTTCTTTGGACCCTCCAGTGTCCGTAGTTCCTTGGAATTCTTCGAAAATTACAACGTGTCCCTCAAGGATCGCAAGTTGATAGCCGTGGGAAGTGGTACCCGGAAGGCAATGGAGGATTCCGGCATGCAGGCAGATGGCGTGGTTGATGCCGCTGACGTCGACCACCTGATAAAGATCATCAAAACCTAG
- the LOC119563187 gene encoding intracellular protein transport protein USO1 translates to MAGAKKRAGSQIVSAVRPKSPRKSTVTEPPGTQIPKENSGDAKGPQTQEKPAPLENVFKKRELQKVSCCETPKNKAPKRPSLDENPLEKPTVSIPVKSPKKKIQKLSKTPEILWKEIKNLSPGTGALLDCFMKHHNESFSNLKKRNLMTSRKMRNIAVDTLKKNTENISLKKKLANTQLELTHSKKDLADQEEKNTENINKFKKINQKYTESEKNYNKELGIVKACVEKKNSELKAAQSRNEKLERELKNMQETNRELAGAMSNYKLEMEKAQMNNSEVQTHLNELTQAYEALEHQFDDLSAQKDVCEANIVQLGTELNAKMVTCAELEDRVKQLPIEANKALSILQNELEANKLRYQEQQRLTDQADKELELSRNEINTLKTLMEEKERAHITLTGEHQKMTARLVELVDINEHYSKELAETNLKHSQDMKNQANKHETAIRELESLLDKASLDFTKLKNSIEALQKEKLLQASQLQGEINELKLRRNNQQEALTKLANELEVKTHSFEGELKVQHEQLSNQMQVMRAEFETESQRAAVEIERLTVALQQKEETSKAQQEKLQRLLTDYDKLKDTLAHLEAKNERMANEFSASKFQLSQELKYQKDNLMKKISELELEIKNKEAKMLELECDKNNEMAVLQFKMNRINSVIDQPVMTIPKLPEPKGLSKTQSTPNKVQPQESDNFSSSSSKKHTVRRHRITTVHASDFESDDDLPVVQEPNSVKRAKLSAVVKPQKEPDLFDMLKRSN, encoded by the exons ATGGCGGGGGCAAAGAAAAGAGCTGGCTCGCAAATCGTGAGTGCGGTTCGGCCAAAATCGCCAAGAAAAAGTACAGTCACCGAACCTCCGGGTACTCAAATTCCCAAGGAGAACTCTGGGGACGCTAAAGGGCCCCAAACTCAAGAAAAACCCGCCCCACTTGAAAACGTTTTCAAGAAAAGGGAGCTTCAAAAGGTTTCTTGCTGTGAGACACCAAAAAATAAAGCGCCAAAACGTCCAAGTCTCGATGAAAACCCTTTGGAAAAACCAACTGTCTCCATCCCCGTGAAGTCCCCGAAAAAAAAGATCCAGAAGTTGTCCAAAACACCGGAAATTCTGTGGAAAGAAATCAAGAATTTGTCTCCTGGTACCGGGGCACTACTAGATTGCTTTATGAAGCATCACAACGAATCATTCTCGAATTTGAAAAAGCGGAACTTGATGACTAGCAGAAAAATGCGGAATATCGCCGTGGACACTTTGAAGAAAAATACGGAAAACATTAGCCTGAAAAAAAA GTTGGCTAACACCCAGCTGGAGCTGACCCATTCAAAGAAGGATCTTGCGGACCAGGAGGAAAAGAACACGGAGAacattaataaatttaagaagATCAATCAAAAGTATACCGAGTCcgaaaaaaattacaataagGAGCTGGGAATCGTAAAAGCTTGCGTGGAGAAGAAAAACTCCGAGCTTAAGGCTGCCCAATCTCGAAATGAAAAACTGGAACGCGAG CTGAAAAATATGCAAGAAACTAATCGCGAATTGGCAGGCGCCATGAGTAACTATAAATTGGAAATGGAAAAGGCCCAAATGAATAACTCTGAGGTTCAGACGCACCTTAATGAACTCACGCAGGCTTACGAAGCCCTCGAGCATCAATTTGATGATTTGAGTGCACAAAAGGATGTTTGTGAG GCGAACATTGTACAACTGGGCACCGAGTTAAACGCAAAAATGGTTACCTGCGCCGAACTTGAAGATCGCGTTAAACAGCTTCCAATAGAAGCGAATAAAGCTTTGTCGATACTGCAAAATGAGTTAGAAGCCAACAAATTGCGCTACCAGGAGCAGCAACGATTAACCGATCAAGCCGATAAAGAGCTTGAACTATCTCGAAACGAGATTAATACTTTGAAAACGCTTATGGAGGAAAAGGAAAGAGCCCATATTACCCTTACTGGTGAACATCAAAAAATGACTGCTAGACTGGTCGAACTCGTTGATATCAACGAACATTATTCTAAGGAATTGGCTGAAACTAATTTGAAACACTCTCAAGATATGAAAAATCAAGCCAATAAGCACGAG ACCGCCATTCGTGAGCTAGAAAGCTTACTGGATAAGGCATCTCTTGATTTCACAAAGCTAAAGAACAGCATTGAGGCACTGCAAAAGGAAAAACTTCTGCAGGCCTCGCAACTCCAAGGAGAGATTAATGAGTTGAAGTTGCGTCGCAATAATCAGCAGGAGGCTTTAACAAAATTGGCCAATGAACTTGAAGTAAAAACTCACAGTTTTGAAGGAGAACTAAAGGTACAGCACGAACAGCTTTCCAATCAAATGCAGGTCATGAGGGCTGAATTTGAGACCGAATCTCAGCGAGCTGCAGTGGAAATTGAGAGACTTACAGTTGCACTGCAGCAAAAGGAAGAAACGTCTAAGGCTCAGCAAGAGAAGTTGCAAAGGCTTCTGACTGATTATGATAAGCTAAAGGATACTTTGGCCCATCTTGAGGCTAAAAATGAGAGAATGGCAAATGAATTTTCTGCATCTAAGTTTCAATTAAGTCAAGAGCTAAAGTACCAGAAAGATAACTTGATG AAAAAGATTTCCGAATTGGAGctcgaaattaaaaataaagaagcCAAAATGCTTGAATTGGAATGCGACAAGAAT AATGAAATGGCTGTACTCCAGTTTAAAATGAACCGAATTAATAGTGTAATCGACCAACCAGTGATGACAATACCTAAACTCCCAGAACCAAAGGGACTGTCCAAAACTCAAAGCACCCCGAATAAGGTTCAACCGCAAGAATCCGATAATTTTTCGAGCTCTTCTTCAAAGAAGCATACTGTTCGACGTCATCGAATAACTACCGTACATGCTTCAGACTTCGAAAGTGATGACGACCTCCCT GTTGTACAGGAACCCAATAGCGTAAAACGCGCCAAATTATCTGCAGTTGTTAAACCACAGAAGGAACCAGATTTGTTTGACATGCTAAAGAGGTCAAATTAG
- the LOC119563192 gene encoding acylphosphatase-2 produces MALFYNNSILVVRSLFLLAVFKNSGADSSEGLTKSDPNDIMAGSGVAKQLFACNFEVFGKVQGVFFRKYTEQTAKSLGVYGWCMNTRDGTVKGQLEAPLAELNEMKHWLQTKGSPSSKISKAEFTPAQEIEAYTFSTFDIRR; encoded by the exons ATGGCactattttataataattctATTTTGGTTGTCAGATCATTGTTTTTACTGGCtgtatttaaaaattcagGTGCTGACAGCTCGGAAGGGCTTACAAAATCCGATCCCAACGACATAATGGCAGGATCTGGAGTTGCCAAGCAGCTGTTCGCCTGCAATTTCGAGGTGTTCGGTAAAGTGCAAG GTGTATTCTTCCGCAAG TACACGGAACAGACGGCCAAGTCCCTGGGTGTTTATGGCTGGTGCATGAATACCCGAGATGGAACCGTAAAGGGACAACTGGAGGCTCCCCTGGCGGAACTAAACGAAAT GAAACATTGGCTCCAGACCAAGGGAAGTCCCAGTTCGAAGATCTCAAAGGCCGAATTCACGCCAGCTCAGGAAATCGAGGCCTATACCTTCAGTACCTTCGATATAAGACGTTAA